In Heteronotia binoei isolate CCM8104 ecotype False Entrance Well chromosome 4, APGP_CSIRO_Hbin_v1, whole genome shotgun sequence, a genomic segment contains:
- the LOC132570093 gene encoding protein NipSnap homolog 3A-like — MEYSWKKRTKEIKPLKIKANTHAKKVSVLQVSSSFATGPRQGDGTFYEFRTYTVKPDKMKNFLELTSKNIHLRTAQSPMVGYWTVEFGGMNKAFHIWKYDSFAQRTAVREALAKDQEWQEKYMSQMLPLLNKQENEITYLVPWCELGSPPKDGVYELVTFQMKPGGPATWGQSFRAAISAHIKTGYTKLIGVFHTEYGLLNRVHVLWWNENPDSRAAGRHYAHEDPRVVASVRESVQFLESQRNFLLLPTGFSVLK, encoded by the exons ATGGAATATAGCTGGAAAAAGCGAACAAAA GAAATTAAGCCACTGAAGATTAAAGCAAACACACATGCCAAAAAAGTCTCTGTCTTGCAGGTTTCATCGTCTTTTGCCACAGGGCCCAGGCAAGGCGATGGCACATTCTATGAATTTCGTACTTACACTGTTAAACCAGACAAGATGAAAAACTTCCTGGAGCTGACCAGCAAAAACATTCACCTTCGGACTGCGCAGTCTCCTATGGTTGGCTATTGGACCGTGGAGTTTGGGGGAATGAATAAAGCTTTCCATATTTGGAAGTATG ATAGCTTTGCACAGAGAACTGCTGTCCGGGAAGCATTAGCCAAGGACCAAGAATGGCAGGAAAAATATATGTCCCAAATGCTGCcattgttaaataaacaagagAATGAAATTACTTACTTGGTACCCTGGTGTGAACTTGGCAGCCCTCCGAAGGATG GAGTCTATGAATTGGTTACATTCCAGATGAAACCTGGTGGGCCAGCTACATGGGGGCAATCCTTCAGAGCGGCAATTAGCGCTCATATAAAGACGGGCTACACTAAGCTGATTGGAGTCTTCCACACAGAATATGGACTACTTAACAGAG TTCATGTGCTTTGGTGGAATGAGAACCCAGATAGCCGGGCAGCTGGCAGGCATTATGCCCATGAAGATCCCCGGGTTGTGGCCTCCG TGCGGGAAAGCGTTCAGTTTCTGGAGTCTCAGCGAAACTTTCTTCTGCTACCCACAGGATTTTCAGTGCTGAAATAG